The following nucleotide sequence is from Mycobacterium sp. Z3061.
CGGGAGCCGTCGCGGGTGACGGTCAGCGACGGGTCCGGGGTGAACAGCCAGCGCACGATCTCGGTCTCGTGATAGCCGCCGTCGTGCAGGATCGTCAGCAGGCCGGGCAGGCTCTTGACCACCTGGCCGGTGCTGGTGAAGAAGACCTGCGGCACCACTACGCCACCGTCGCGTCGCACCGCTACCAGGTGGCCTTCCCGCAACTGCTGCAGAACCTTGCTCACCGAGATGCCGAGCAGTTCGGCGACCCGGGACAGGTCATAGGTTGGTTCGTCAGGATCCAGAACATCGTCGCCGGCCGGGATGCTGCCCACGACGTCAGTCTAGAACTTGCCGGGCGGCCAAGTGTGCGCGTTCCGGGATCGAATTGCGCCGCCCACCTACGATGGCCCAGTGGTTGGAGGGGACCCGTTGGAGAACACCTTGCTGGATGGCCGGTATCTGGTGCAGGCCAAGATCGGCAGCGGTGGCACCTCAACCGTCTACCGGGGCGTGGATACGCGGCTGGACCGTCCCGTCGCCCTGAAGGTGATGGATTCCCGCTACTCCGGTGATCAGCAGTTCCTGCACCGTTTTCAACTCGAGGCGCGCACCGTCGCCCGGCTGAAGAATCCGGGCCTGGTCGCGGTTTACGACCAGGGACAGGACGGCAGGCACCCGTTTCTGGTGATGGAGCTGGTGGAGGGCGGCACCCTGCGCGAGCTGCTGACCGAGCGGGGTCCGATGCC
It contains:
- a CDS encoding Rv2175c family DNA-binding protein, whose product is MGSIPAGDDVLDPDEPTYDLSRVAELLGISVSKVLQQLREGHLVAVRRDGGVVVPQVFFTSTGQVVKSLPGLLTILHDGGYHETEIVRWLFTPDPSLTVTRDGSRDALNNARPVDALHAHQAREVVRRAQAMAY